One genomic segment of Hevea brasiliensis isolate MT/VB/25A 57/8 chromosome 3, ASM3005281v1, whole genome shotgun sequence includes these proteins:
- the LOC110652106 gene encoding uncharacterized protein LOC110652106, whose translation MGMGVTCAALIDRIKKFIEENEKLRKQVEELQRSSSLSKSTFLEFNPFERRFFIVRTAKTASYDGGEKEEESDNEISMTSLQLRLSCDGIKKKKASKSESLCNDSGSQVGLE comes from the exons ATGGGGATGGGTGTGACATGTGCAGCCCTAATTGATAGAATTAAGAAGTTCATTGAAGAGAATGAAAAGCTGCGGAAACag gtggAGGAGCTTCAAAGAAGTTCATCATTGTCAAAATCAACATTTCTGGAGTTTAATCCATTTGAAAGGAGATTCTTTATTGTAAGAACTGCCAAAACTGCTAGCTATGACGGAggagagaaggaagaagaaagtgataaTGAGATTTCAATGACTTCACTGCAACTGAG GCTGTCTTGTGATGGTattaagaagaagaaagcaagtaAGAGTGAATCCTTGTGCAACGATTCAGGAAGTCAAGTGGGCTTAGAGTGA